From Fusarium musae strain F31 chromosome 8, whole genome shotgun sequence:
ACCCGAGACAGGAATGACAAGGCAGGGCGCTAGATGTGCAGGATGTGCTTGGCATCATGGGCAGCATGGTTATTGCCAGGCATATAAGAATCAAGGATATGTTACTTTCACAAGTAGAAACCATCAAAATTAGCAAATTTCTACAGTACCGGCTTTCCTTGATAATATCCAAGGCTCACACGCCAGACTGAATCATATCTGCATTCAAACTCAAGTACACCCCCCTTCCTTGAAACTTACGACATTCCTTCATTTTCCAAAAACTTCTATCGCCGTAGACAGACCGAAGGGTACTTTTAACAAGAACCAACCAACAAACCCCCAAAACTCGCATCCGTCCAAAGGTCCATGAGTGCGAACCTCCGTAAATTGAGAATGCTCCGCTGGTTGGTGGGCCTCCTCGATTATTTGGTCACGATACCTTGGCACTGCTAAGCGATGTAGCATTGAAGCGGATCTGGAGGAATAGAGTGCATATGTCAAAAACTTGGCTAGCCCGGCGCTTGTCCTATAGAGGTATGATGCCAATTAAAAACCCTGCTTCGTTTAAGGCTACCGTTTATCTGGCCGTGTCCACTACAGCAACTTATTACTGATAACGCCTCTTCCGTACTTACGTAGGCTACGTCACCAAATGCCCGCGGGAGTCGACCCCCACTGTCTGAGTCACGGTGACAGCGGACATAACATACATATTGGGAGGTGAGAATTCCACTGATGTTACAACGGTCAAGATTGGAACTTGAATTTATCGCAACAATATGATTAATCGGTTTACAAGAATAGCAAAATATGATCCTGAGAATTGATTCACGGACCTCTCCATGGTCAAAACATCGAGTGTAAAGTGCCGATCAAATGCATCGCGGGGTAGCGACCTACCAAAAATCCCCGTAGTCAGCGCCACAAACCAGATTCATTTGAACACAGACCAACAACATGTCACCAAGTCCCCGTGACTCAAGCAAACAGCCTAAAAGCGCACAATTAATCCTTTCGGCCGACGGAGCCGAATCACTTCCCTGGCAGGGGAGGAATCACATTCCAGCGACCAAAATCAACATGATCGGATGAAGAAAACATCGCTTCTCCCAGATCGGCAGTGAGTATCGGGCATCGATAATCAGTTCTCACAATGCAAGGTACGCGAGATGGCATGCATGTCATGAAATCCAATAGCTAAAAACAGCGCTATTGCGGAATTGGCCAATCGCATTACACGATGACCCGCCTTTTTGTGGTCAAGGAGAATTTGAGCGGGCCGACTGTTCCGCACTTGCTTGTGGTTTGTTGTGAGTGCGCGAGTCAGGGCTGCGAGAGCGGGGATTCGGATTGTTCTCAGTAAACAGATGTTGGTCTGAGGATATCACGGTTTGTGCCGCAAACGGCAACGACTTGAACTTACGCGTGGGATCATGCTGTAGACACAAAGACTTGTCGGCAGTTGTAACATGGCTACCTAAACGAACCTAAACGACTTGACTTTCTGCAACAGTCTCTCCTTACCCGTTGAACGTCCTGCTGCGCAGATCCCGCTCCATTCGTTTCCCAAACCTCATCCCTCGCTGATCTTCACCTCAGAATGATGTTCCTACAATCCTCACTCGTGGCCCTGGCCCTCTTCACATCCTCATGCATCGCCATATCCAAAAACTTCTACCCTTCCTCAAAACGAGGCCTCATCTACATCCCCAACTCCGACTTCCCCCAGGACGATAAAGTCTGGGTCCAAAAACACTCCGACCTAACATGGTACTACAACTACAAACCGTACCCCAGCTCCGTCTACGAGAACATCACTTCCCTCCAGTTCGTCCCCATGCTCTGGGGCGCCCCCGACGGCTTCGATGACACTTCCTTTCTAGAAAACGTCACGGCGCAAATTATCGGCGGCCGAAACATCACGTATGTGATGGGCTTCAACGAGCCAGATAACTCAATGGCCAACGGCGGCAGTGACATTAAGCCCAAAGACGCAGCGAAGTACTGGATCAAGCAGCTTGAGCCGTTGAGAAAACTAGGTGTTTCGCTCGGTGCGCCTGGGGTGACGGGTGCGCCGTCGGGGTTTACGTGGCTTGCGGACTTTGTAGAGGCTTGCAAGGGGAACTGCACGTTTGACTTTATTCCTATACATTGGTACGGAAGCTTTGATGGTATGGCGAGTCATATCGCTGGTGTGCTGGATGTGTTTCCGGGGAAGAAGATCTGGGTCACTGAGTTTGCGCTGGACTTTTCGTCTTTGGTTGCGACGCAGGATTATTTCCAGACGTCGGTCAAGTATCTTGACGGAAACAAGTAAGTCATGTTCATCCCTGATGAGTACGATGATTAACGTGGTTGTTTAGGAACATAACTCATTATTCGTACTTTGGGTCTTTCCGCTCATTCACGTCGAATGTCGGATACAATGTGTCAATGCTTAATTCATATGGGCAGTTGACGGATATAGGAAGTTGGTACCTTGGGGGTGATGCGACTGGTGTTATACCGGGCGACAATGTTGTCAAGCCTAATGTGACAGCTGCCAAGCCGTCTACGCCTACGTATGTGGTTCCGTCGTTAGTAACGGAGGACAGTGACTCGTTGGGTGTTGTGAATCGGCCTCGTGTATCTTATCTTGGGCTACTATTTCCGCTTCTTGCTTTATATGCTAGACTATAGAATTAGATACCAAAACGTCTGGGTGACCAGCTTCTTTGACATGTTGCGTGTTTCGTGTTGTATGAATTTCTATGTAGTGAttttaagctctcagccacgaACGTAAGACTTGAATAAACGTCTGGCTCTAGATCTAGACATTGGCAAATAACGAGGAACTAATCACCTTTGCTGTAGTCTCTTAGCTCCGGGCCCGTGTCCAAGAATGTCACTCACTTCCGATTACAAAGGGCACTATCACACTAAATTCATCAGGCCATGATGTAACACCATTGTTCGTCGAAAATATGTCTCGTGCGATCCACAGCACACCTTCCGGTTTCAGCCACTTTGTATCTGCCGTGGAATGCAGCGATTACCAACGGCACAAATATGCCCGCGTGCACGACTCGCGTACCACGACCCTACCAATCACAAGTCTTTGACTCCTGCTCGTTTCGGTCTATCAGAACTAACGaaggttttctttttcgtcGGCGAATTGGTCAAGAGGGGGTATGCGTAACCATGACAATTGCCATGCAGTGCGGTGTCTGCCGATCTCCCGTTGCCGAAGGCCGTTGCTACATAACAAAGACTGATGCACTCTTTTAACGCGAGGGATGGTCAAAGAGAGAAATGATAGACATGATGGATTCTGGAACGAGTAGGCGATCAGTCAGCATGTCAGGGGCTGTGATTAATGGGTCGATTCGCCATGTCACTGGCCTGTCACTGGGCGCCTCAACACCCGTCCCAGTAGTAAGCACTCACATACCTAGTGCTTCGAGGATGAATACTAACagtatatacttaggtagcCATTATTGGAGACAAAGGCTCTGGCAAGACATCTTTGTTCGAAGCTCTCTCTGGTCTCTCTCTTCATGGCTCTCGTCTCTCATCAACGAAATTCCCTATCCATGCCTACTTTACGCACAGCAACCGAACGGGGACGACGCTCAGGGCACGGATAAGGCCAGGGAAAGTCGACGGACAAAATGAGGAGCTTTCAGACCATTTGCAGAGTTTCGAGGTGAACTATGAGGGTGATCTTGCTGCTGTCAATCTTCCGCAAATTGTGAATCAGGTTCGTGCAGTCTTTTATCCCGATGCCCTCACACGTTTTGCTAATTGCGGGATAACTATGCAGGCAACGAATCACATGCAGATTGCAACCGCATTCTCGGACGAAAAGGAACAGGAAGAACAACAAGTATCCGGCAATGTACTTGTCATTGAGATTTCAGGTCCAGACTTTTTCAACATGGAAATCGTCGATACACCTGGGCTATCATCTAGTGAGTGACATCTTGATGCCAGATGTCTAGTAACAAAGCTTACATGTATAGGCCCGGCAGTTGATGACACACAAGAGGTAACAAGATCTCTCATAATGGATCTCGTCAGGCAACCCAACACTCTCATCCTGTCAGTCTTACCTCTTACTGTCCTCAGGAGAATACTAACAAAGGTTAGATCTGTCGTTGACGCAACAAGTGATATGAGCACTCAAGAAGGTCCGAGGCTCGCGCGAGCAGCTGACGTGACGGGCAATCGCATCGTCGCTGCAGTGACCAAGTGCGACCTCGTACCCCCAGAAGAGCGAAGATTCGTAAGCATACACCCCTCTAAGAATGTTTGTATCTCAGACTGACTGATCCAGGTGTTGAGGGCTATGCGTAACAAGGAACGCCATCTCGGCCATCCCTGGTTCGCTATCAGAAGTCTCTCAAGCAATGAACGCGATCAAGACTGTACCCTCGAGACGAGGAACTCCGTCGAAGACGCATTCTTTTCAGAAATGGAATGGTCTGTCCTGAAACGTAGACGGCGTGTAGGCGCTCCTTCTTTGAAAGACTACCTAAAGACTAGGGTAAATGTCCTGCTTCGGGGGAGTATAGAACTGCTGACGACTATACTCAACACACCATCACATTCCGTGGCCCCATCGCATGCCCCAAGCATCACAGAAAAGGTACAGCAAACCAATATCTACGCAGTATCGCAGGAGACTGTGGTCGCAGATGTTGATCTAGAATTCGCTTCCGATGCTCCGCGTCCAACACCGCTCCTCAACGCTGTCGGCGT
This genomic window contains:
- a CDS encoding hypothetical protein (EggNog:ENOG41~CAZy:GH128), which translates into the protein MMFLQSSLVALALFTSSCIAISKNFYPSSKRGLIYIPNSDFPQDDKVWVQKHSDLTWYYNYKPYPSSVYENITSLQFVPMLWGAPDGFDDTSFLENVTAQIIGGRNITYVMGFNEPDNSMANGGSDIKPKDAAKYWIKQLEPLRKLGVSLGAPGVTGAPSGFTWLADFVEACKGNCTFDFIPIHWYGSFDGMASHIAGVLDVFPGKKIWVTEFALDFSSLVATQDYFQTSVKYLDGNK